The Temnothorax longispinosus isolate EJ_2023e chromosome 7, Tlon_JGU_v1, whole genome shotgun sequence genome contains a region encoding:
- the Elys gene encoding uncharacterized protein Elys isoform X2, translating into MKELEEANCEIRRIVKLQFPVSNWLRNLEYGQSTNLQEHDVNDCRGGFLHNATYAWLSYGCHLTVFNAKTGESVSSWTFRGVVTSVSQFPAQSGEFPLLLIGIDNCATKLKDSSGLLCIFDCTTSRVLRAIRMPYGIEQVCVVAGGAEWEEFNDKRPDNVLSEMDGMACVALRNLHHIMIDLRRTVWDTHDSSVVMDETSPAEIDFSPMKQIIGRRQSIREKHAAYNLLNNRIEKHIGFNREDFESSPLLGESLTTAIISSTKIGCLISGCLGRVIIWQNDGSIGWISTPIDENMTITHLALLEPTDDPRPFYYLWVVFQDDMSKAPPILRMYAMQFERKYCDREINLYFSLEDDPSLKFESELNEGDKVVGLCSVERESNPEQTESVTRRGEDNLLLIATNDIVYLFDLNQWYKEQMPHTISECQNPNSILATYRTRTDAKGEGDGHVIGFTYIPQSLQEFSSNGPSSPEELFYPNSLSLEWVELNSTKLTFWMTRGIQTDLLREIATAGPVVLIQPFETFHRCLSVGLVPFNSEFSFASDQNAQREMLLSLCLEQRWSTFLIKCAMEWSDGSASYLYPTFLKWAVQRASTIKILADRLCIPLFDQSGISIGETDVKTLRFCSQQLECLSNVVGKLPSAAVDLMKQQRTLRRVSTYFQVLLWFYDVGLLPETHDLEEEKNEEKAAVATEAEAEAEAQAQAEEEEKQEEEEEEKVALSISLALRVPYPYEKLSMLYKEKRAQFLNNSDSDSKNEQDLFIDELITRECSILKAQWEREGGIVTRGCYPPPSLQSLLRSYLTDCHQTEAKEISCRHQITIYLLMDLAMLLQRLYPAVKQLIKYPSAFMMSPSLIKLTQAFWLLDHENYQEFLDTMTGQLVCDSDIKDWHHRLILRTLVRNNQHKLALVYLRVRKPPLSSIEEQGMAMSLSVEHGLLQSAFHCRPPCHYEQLLTSFFRACRRYNKLDEILHLVLDSEEEEVLVKFLEENKMEDLRLLYYLQRCRYTEVIDGSYPIRQYQSNLVKDVQSTTSSILGAYEMTLPDVAKQFSMRAAMTNSDADLKARYSRPMSHRKSHDRSRSIYETAITKARETYVRGEKCQIPFVSAPCTSLRLNNYGVNMNCVLFPTLLRKSRGKRTVDQIYKEDEEDDMSEGIKRRKLSDGNVSPSKRVSRELGVLGFQETFETPLVKRKPNISTSKDRVPETPQSILKIRQLVRSSTSPTATFQAKEATDRLSERERKVNRQIRFNINQSKKALVYEEEEEEEKEKEARGQGEEEEQDESETDVSLEASWKEASNDALFSPNANKSAYCESAVLSDGSSTSGKISCYARPRPSLRTSALKSSVQVPQEFCAKKASGSSANLSAAISSTEEMTKQPFVSGTPRRGSSLLSASVYSTTVLSSDSSVDISCPRRSGRISPSQWRSSTERDGRDKFAISSTPLTKIIISQTSVSDKRAMEVDDVNNAYEVEEDFNVLSESNRPEYVERSGCGGSDLAPEVEQRDALDKVVESKMRQSRFNNGRIAREDSPSLREKNYEMPALDEFEKVAESSPIFSDESDEEELLGFPNDEERDNDEHEETFESLATILEDAQMHLDSQVSASCSFHETWNPEYEAEATCSVTKPNGLQELQESVRVMGDVDLTDDDSANSRAVTPVVLDDEADNSSKEETHSMPIVHSERTLYDMSNITDDESDSSSPGETQEPKAENGRYSNLQKPHVMRNKVQVEKNCESDEKNRKADRRESVPKRDLAETLPGLDVAVHDESNKIFSSYIKLCKVDSGRIEVSAEGTAEERKLSGRETQSFSKKSERNEIQETADISESVRMTRSRRAGSTAKDTLDTSSARQVESEKVTRSRLRRASSMTKDSPSRNTLEISSHRLQSADAGKLARSREPIHETTLATLRLPTDRSLQEADLGKLSRSRRASSAAKETRVSSPLGKLRGRRASSLAKDVLMSSVTMDESVEPRGSENVDAPDARPSASARRGRRCTSVTMEMPRPAETKNSDSESVKDEQLPVRRSTRLASFTKKELSADAPVGAADWTERTLTSDDEEGENANKRSLRRVRKFSVSSDTDAATTNRSLRSSTRDWDEDQRSKEPSAVKVIANRKRGSSVPKEMTAQPVGSRRRRSGSVMKETIPEVAEPLGEREESERRPGPDETGTSAARNVEKIVGRLTTSTRARSASVLSVPEELEEILSPPLRETRSTRKKAVQSNARERRASSADVIRTEMKRRVRNVDATSRAVVSPIAEEFAEMSEDMANLERDEKDGVVDSEAAQSAPTPKRRAASVTTKETKKEGTVKPRRGRGRPRKTSVSQESSHLFSFSLPEKTDDVPLDEKDIGEVPNYVFSPPQTRSKNISSNQHQK; encoded by the exons ATGAAGGAGCTAGAGGAAGCCAATTGCGAG ATTCGCAGGATCGTGAAACTTCAATTTCCTGTATCAAACTGGTTGAGGAACTTGGAGTACGGTCAGTCTACGAACCTCCAAGAGCATGACGTTAACGATTGCCGTGGAGGATTTCTGCATAATGCGACATACGCGTGGCTAAGTTACGGTTGCCACTTGACAGTCTTCAATGCGAAAACAGGAGAGAGCGTTAGCAGTTGGACGTTTCGTGGGGTCGTAACGTCCGTTTCTCAATTTCCTGCGCAATCTGGAGAATTTCCATTGCTGCTGATTGGAATAGATAATTGTGCGACCAAACTGAAAGATTCCTCTGGTTTGTTATGTATATTCGACTGTACTACGTCTCGTGTCTTGAGAGCTATTCGA ATGCCGTACGGGATAGAACAAGTATGCGTTGTGGCGGGTGGTGCAGAATGGGAGGAATTCAATGATAAGAGACCCGATAATGTGCTAAGTGAAATGGACGGAATGGCCTGTGTAGCTTTGCGTAATCTTCATCATATCATGATTGATCTCCGGAGGACCGTATGGGATACGCATGATTCGTCGGTTGTTATGGACGAAACGTCACCGGCAGAGATAGACTTTTCACCGATGAAACAAATTATCGGTAGACGTCAGTCCATTCGAGAAAAGCATGCAGCTTATAATTTGCTCAACAACC gTATAGAAAAGCATATTGGCTTCAACAGAGAAGATTTTGAATCGTCTCCTTTGCTTGGCGAGAGTTTGACCACCGCGATCATTAGTTCCACGAAGATTGGCTGTTTAATCTCCGGCTGTTTGGGCAGAGTAATAATTTGGCAGAACGATGGTTCCATCGGATGGATCAGTACACCCATCGACGAGAACATGACGATCACACATTTGGCTTTGTTGGAACCCACGGACGACCCTAGAcctttttattacttatggGTAGTGTTTCAGGACGACATGTCAAAAGCACCGCCGATATTGCGAATGTACGCCATGCAATTTGAAAGGAAATACTGTGACAGAGAGATAAACTTGTACTTCAGTCTAGAAGATGATCCCAGCTTGAAGTTTGAATCGGAGCTGAACGAAGGAGACAAGGTCGTCGGTTTGTGTAGCGTTGAGAGAGAGTCCAATCCGGAGCAGACTGAATCGGTCACTAGAAGAGGCGAGGATAATCTACTGCTCATCGCCACTAACGACATAGTATATCTGTTCGATCTGAATCAATGGTACAAAGAGCAAATGCCGCACACCATCAGCGAGTGTCAGAATCCAAACAGCATATTGGCAACGTATCGTACACGAACGGACGCGAAAGGTGAGGGAGACGGTCATGTTATAGGTTTCACATATATCCCGCAAAGTTTACAAGAGTTCTCCAGCAATGGCCCGAGCTCGCCCGAGGAACTCTTCTACCCCAACTCCTTATCACTCGAATGGGTGGAGTTGAACTCGACGAAACTGACGTTCTGGATGACACGTGGCATTCAGACCGACTTGCTACGTGAGATAGCTACGGCGGGTCCAGTCGTCTTGATACAACCGTTTGAAACGTTTCACAGATGTCTTTCGGTCGGCCTGGTGCCGTTCAATTCGGAATTCTCGTTTGCTAGCGATCAGAATGCGCAACGAGAGATGTTGCTGTCGCTCTGTTTGGAACAGCGGTGGTCCACTTTTCTGATAAAATGCGCCATGGAGTGGTCGGACGGTAGTGCTTCTTACTTATATCCCACTTTCCTCAAGTGGGCCGTCCAGCGAGCTTCTACGATAAAAATTCTCGCGGATCGGCTCTGCATTCCTCTATTCGATCAGTCAGGCATTAGCATCGGCGAAACTGACGTGAAAACCTTGCGGTTTTGCTCGCAGCAATTGGAATGTTTGTCCAATGTAGTGGGCAAATTGCCGTCCGCGGCGGTAGACTTGATGAAGCAACAAAGGACGTTGAGACGCGTATCTACGTATTTCCAAGTACTCCTTTGGTTCTACGACGTGGGACTGTTGCCCGAGACGCACGATttggaggaggagaagaatgAGGAGAAAGCGGCGGTGGCAACAGAGGCAGAGGCAGAGGCGGAGGCGCAGGCGCAGgccgaggaagaagaaaaacaagaagaagaagaagaggagaaggTTGCGCTGTCTATCTCCCTAGCGCTAAGAGTGCCTTACCCCTACGAGAAGCTTTCGATGCTTTATAAAGAGAAACGAGCACAATTTTTGAACAACAGTGACAGCGATAGCAAAAACGAGCAAGACTTGTTTATTGACGAGCTGATAACGCGCGAGTGTTCCATATTGAAAGCACAGTGGGAAAGAGAGGGTGGCATCGTCACGCGTGGCTGCTATCCACCGCCATCGTTGCAATCTTTACTACGATCTTATTTAACCGATTGTCATCAGACGGAAGCAAAGGAGATCAGTTGCAGACATCAGATCACAATTTATCTCCTGATGGACCTGGCTATGCTGCTGCAGCGGCTGTATCCCGCGGTGAAACAGCTGATCAAATATCCGTCCGCGTTCATGATGAGCCCCAGCCTCATCAAGCTCACTCAGGCATTCTGGTTGCTCGATCACGAAAATTATCAGGAATTCCTCGACACAATGACTGGCCAGTTAGTCTGCGACTCCGATATCAAGGATTGGCACCACCGGCTAATATTGCGCACCTTGGTGCGTAATAATCAACACAAACTGGCGCTAGTATATCTTCGCGTGAGGAAACCTCCCCTGTCCTCTATCGAGGAGCAAGGTATGGCCATGAGTCTCTCGGTGGAGCACGGTCTGCTACAGTCCGCTTTCCACTGTCGGCCACCCTGCCACTACGAACAACTGCTAACCAGCTTCTTCCGAGCGTGCAGGAGATACAATAAGCTCGATGAAATTCTGCATTTAGTGCTGGACTCGGAGGAAGAGGAGGTGTTGGTCAAGTTTCTCGAAGAGAACAAGATGGAAGATTTGCGTTTGTTGTACTATTTACAACGATGCCGTTACACAGAAGTAATTGACGGAAGTTATCCGATCCGGCAGTACCAGTCGAACCTGGTCAAAGACGTGCAGTCGACTACGAGCAGTATTCTCGGCGCGTACGAAATGACCTTGCCCGATGTCGCGAAACAATTCTCCATGCGTGCGGCCATGACAAATTCGGACGCGGATCTGAAGGCGCGCTATTCCAGACCGATGTCACATCGCAAGAGCCACGACAGGTCGCGGAGTATATATGAAACGGCCATCACGAAGGCCAGAGAGACCTATGTACGAGGAGAGAAGTGTCAGATCCCGTTTGTCAGTGCGCCCTGCACGTCCTTGAGACTCAACAATTACGGCGTAAACATGAACTGTGTGTTGTTCCCGACGCTGTTGCGTAAAAGTCGCGGCAAACGCACGGTTGATCAGATTTACAAGGAGGACGAAGAGGACGACATGTCGGAAGGCATAAAACGCCGGAAACTATCGGACGGGAATGTCTCACCGAGTAAACGAGTTTCGAGAGAATTGGGAGTTTTAGGATTTCAGGAGACTTTCGAGACGCCTCTGGTAAAGCGCAAGCCTAATATTTCCACGAGCAAGGATCGCGTTCCGGAGACACCGCAATCGATTTTGAAGATTAGACAACTCGTAAGAAGCTCGACGTCTCCTACCGCGACGTTCCAAGCAAAGGAGGCCACCGATAGATTGTccgagagggagaggaaagtCAATAGACAGATACGATTTAACATCAATCAGTCCAAGAAAGCTTTAGTGTatgaggaagaggaagaggaagagaaggagaaggaggcAAGAGGACAAGGGGAGGAAGAGGAACAGGACGAAAGTGAGACTGATGTTTCCCTCGAAGCAAGCTGGAAAGAAGCGAGTAACGATGCGCTTTTCAGTCCAAACGCGAATAAGTCAGCGTATTGCGAAAGCGCAGTTTTGAGTGATGGTAGCAGTACCTCCGGTAAGATTTCGTGCTACGCCCGTCCGCGACCCAGCCTCAGAACAAGTGCCTTAAAATCGTCCGTACAAGTGCCACAGGAATTTTGTGCCAAGAAAGCGAGTGGCTCGTCCGCAAACTTGTCCGCAGCGATCTCGTCGACCGAAGAGATGACGAAGCAGCCGTTTGTCTCAGGTACACCGAGGAGAGGTAGCTCGTTATTGTCGGCCTCCGTCTACTCGACCACTGTACTGTCCTCCGATAGCAGCGTCGACATTAGCTGCCCAAGGAGATCGGGACGCATCAGTCCGTCGCAATGGAGATCGTCTACGGAAAGAGATGGCAGGGATAAATTTGCCATTTCGTCTACTCCACTAACGAAGATTATAATTTCTCAAACGTCCGTTAGTGACAAGCGAGCGATGGAAGTGGACGACGTGAATAACGCGTACGAGGTAGAGGAAGATTTTAACGTTCTAAGCGAATCCAACAGACCCGAGTACGTCGAACGATCTGGTTGCGGTGGGAGCGATCTCGCTCCAGAAGTGGAACAAAGAGATGCTTTAGACAAGGTCGTAGAGAGCAAGATGCGACAGAGCCGATTCAATAATGGAAGAATCGCGAGGGAAGATAGTCCGAGtttacgagaaaaaaattacgagaTGCCCGCACTCGACGAATTTGAGAAGGTCGCGGAATCGAGTCCGATCTTTTCGGATGAGTCTGACGAGGAGGAGCTACTTGGATTTCCAAACGATGAGGAGCGAGACAATGACGAGCACGAGGAGACGTTCGAGAGTCTAGCCACGATTCTGGAAGACGCGCAGATGCATTTGGACAGCCAAGTTTCTGCTTCTTGTTCGTTTCACGAGACTTGGAATCCAGAATACGAGGCCGAAGCAACGTGCAGCGTGACGAAACCTAACGGCTTGCAGGAGTTGCAAGAATCGGTGCGGGTGATGGGTGATGTTGATTTGACCGACGACGATTCTGCGAATAGCAGAGCTGTGACCCCGGTAGTACTCGATGATGAAGCGGATAATAGCAGCAAAGAGGAGACGCATTCGATGCCGATTGTTCATTCGGAGCGTACATTGTACGACATGTCGAATATTACAGACGACGAGTCCGATTCTAGTAGTCCTGGAGAAACTCAAGAACCAAAAGCGGAAAACGGTAGATATTCCAATTTACAAAAACCCCATGTGATGCGGAATAAAGTCCAAGTGGAGAAGAACTGTGAATCCGATGAGAAGAACCGGAAGGCAGATAGGAGAGAAAGCGTTCCGAAGAGAGACCTCGCCGAGACTTTACCGGGGCTCGACGTCGCGGTCCATGACGAGtccaacaaaattttttcgagcTATATAAAACTATGTAAAGTAGACAGCGGTAGGATCGAGGTATCGGCCGAGGGGACGGCCGAGGAGAGGAAGCTGTCGGGTCGAGAAACTCAAAGTTTCTCAAAGAAAAGTGAGAGGAATGAAATTCAAGAGACGGCAGACATTTCCGAATCCGTGCGTATGACTAGATCACGTAGAGCAGGTTCGACAGCAAAAGATACGTTGGATACCTCATCGGCGCGGCAAGTAGAGTCGGAGAAAGTCACCCGCTCACGTCTACGAAGAGCGAGTTCAATGACTAAGGACTCTCCATCGCGAAATACCTTGGAGATATCTTCGCATCGACTACAAAGCGCGGACGCTGGGAAACTTGCGCGATCGCGAGAACCGATTCACGAGACGACTCTGGCCACGCTAAGATTGCCAACGGATCGTTCGTTGCAGGAAGCGGACTTGGGAAAATTGTCGCGTTCGAGGAGAGCGAGTTCGGCGGCGAAAGAGACGAGGGTAAGCTCTCCATTGGGAAAATTACGTGGCCGAAGAGCGAGCTCTCTCGCGAAGGACGTGCTAATGAGCTCGGTGACGATGGACGAGAGTGTTGAGCCGCGAGGTTCAGAAAACGTTGACGCGCCGGACGCGCGACCGTCCGCGTCAGCGAGAAGAGGTCGCAGATGTACGTCCGTGACGATGGAGATGCCGCGGCCAGCCGAGACGAAAAACAGCGACTCCGAGAGCGTCAAGGACGAGCAGCTACCTGTGAGGAGAAGCACGAGACTCGCTTCTTTCACGAAGAAAGAATTATCGGCGGACGCCCCAGTAGGAGCGGCTGATTGGACTGAGAGGACGCTCACGAGCGACGACGAAGAAGGCGAGAACGCGAACAAGAGGTCTTTGCGGCGTGTGAGAAAGTTTTCGGTGTCGTCCGATACCGATGCCGCAACGACCAACAGGTCATTGAGGTCGTCCACGAGAGATTGGGATGAGGATCAGCGTTCGAAGGAGCCGAGCGCTGTTAAAGTTATCGCTAACCGTAAACGCGGCAGTTCGGTACCTAAGGAGATGACGGCGCAGCCCGTAGGCTCGCGGCGACGTAGGTCCGGTAGTGTCATGAAAGAAACCATCCCGGAGGTCGCCGAGCCTCTgggggagagggaggagtCGGAGAGACGACCGGGACCCGACGAGACCGGGACGTCCGCCGCTAGGAATGTCGAGAAGATTGTCGGTAGATTAACGACAAGCACGCGCGCTCGAAGCGCGTCGGTACTGTCCGTACCGGAGGAATTGGAGGAGATCTTGAGTCCGCCGTTGAGGGAGACGAGATCCACCAGGAAGAAGGCTGTGCAAAGTAACGCCAGAGAAAGAAGAGCGTCCAGCGCCGATGTGATACGCACGGAGATGAAGAGGAGGGTCAGAAATGTTGATGCGACAAGTCGCGCGGTGGTGTCGCCGATAGCGGAAGAGTTTGCGGAAATGAGTGAGGATATGGCAAACCTCGAAAGAGACGAGAAGGATGGTGTCGTGGATAGCGAAGCCGCCCAGAGTGCTCCTACGCCCAAGAGAAGGGCGGCGTCAGTCACGACGAAGGAGACGAAGAAGGAAGGAACGGTGAAGCCGAGACGAGGACGAGGTAGACCGCGCAAGACCAGCGTGAGTCAAGAATCCAGTCATCTATTTTCCTTTTCACTACCGGAGAAGACGGACGACGTGCCATTGGATGAGAAAG ACATTGGGGAAGTCCCGAATTATGTGTTCTCACCGCCCCAAACCAGATCtaaaaacatttcttcaaACCAACATC AAAAATAA